The Chryseobacterium nakagawai genome has a segment encoding these proteins:
- a CDS encoding aldehyde dehydrogenase family protein — MEQFIENKLIKADDVFSVWRKVPFEEKQKLIAKAAEILKNNSEKFGRIITTEMNKPISESIAEVEKCALMMHYYADAENILKPEKIESEFTYSEVHYAPKGVILGVMPWNFPFWQVLRFAIPAILAGNTVVLKHASICFGSGNAIEEVLLEAGFPEGVFQNLEVGHKAVKEILEHDAVKGVSLTGSGKAGGEVASIAGLNIKKSLLELGGSDAFIIFEDGDLESASKAGAKSRLQNCGQTCTAAKRFIIDEKIEDQFLPIFIEEYKKYEIGDPLNKETKLAGMARPDLADELEAQFNRALENGAEIILPLERVSDNEFKPGLIRVQEGNPILKEELFGPLGMVMIAKNADEALQIANDIPFGLSNSVWTKDKDRQLFFIENLESGTVNINRMTSSDPRFPFGGSKASGYGTELSLHALKEFVTAKTIVGNN; from the coding sequence ATGGAACAATTTATTGAAAACAAGCTTATTAAAGCAGATGACGTGTTTTCAGTGTGGCGCAAAGTGCCGTTTGAAGAAAAGCAGAAGCTAATTGCAAAAGCGGCAGAAATACTAAAAAATAATTCAGAGAAATTTGGAAGGATCATTACTACTGAAATGAATAAACCTATTTCGGAATCCATTGCTGAGGTAGAAAAATGTGCTTTAATGATGCATTATTATGCTGATGCAGAAAACATTTTGAAACCTGAAAAAATAGAATCCGAATTTACCTATTCTGAAGTTCATTATGCTCCGAAAGGAGTTATCCTGGGAGTAATGCCTTGGAATTTTCCGTTCTGGCAAGTGTTGAGGTTTGCGATCCCTGCAATCTTAGCAGGAAATACAGTGGTTCTAAAACATGCTTCAATTTGTTTCGGAAGTGGAAATGCAATAGAAGAAGTTCTTTTAGAAGCAGGTTTTCCGGAAGGTGTATTCCAAAATCTTGAAGTAGGTCACAAAGCGGTAAAAGAAATCCTTGAGCATGATGCCGTAAAAGGAGTAAGTCTTACCGGTAGTGGTAAAGCTGGAGGTGAAGTAGCCTCTATTGCAGGTTTAAACATCAAAAAATCTTTACTTGAATTAGGAGGAAGTGATGCATTCATCATTTTTGAAGATGGAGATCTTGAGTCAGCGTCAAAAGCTGGTGCAAAATCAAGACTGCAGAACTGTGGACAAACCTGTACTGCAGCTAAAAGATTTATTATTGATGAAAAGATTGAAGATCAGTTTCTACCCATTTTCATTGAGGAATATAAGAAGTATGAAATTGGAGATCCTTTGAATAAAGAAACAAAATTAGCTGGGATGGCAAGACCTGACTTAGCTGATGAGTTGGAAGCTCAATTTAACAGAGCATTGGAAAATGGCGCAGAAATTATCCTTCCTCTGGAAAGAGTTTCTGATAATGAATTTAAACCTGGTTTAATCAGAGTTCAGGAAGGAAATCCAATCTTAAAAGAAGAACTTTTTGGGCCTCTTGGGATGGTGATGATTGCTAAAAACGCTGATGAAGCTTTACAAATTGCTAACGATATTCCTTTCGGACTTTCCAATTCGGTTTGGACCAAAGATAAAGACCGCCAGTTATTCTTTATTGAAAACCTTGAGTCAGGAACGGTTAATATCAACAGAATGACCAGTTCTGACCCGCGTTTCCCTTTTGGTGGGTCAAAGGCTTCAGGATACGGAACAGAGCTTTCTTTACATGCTTTAAAAGAGTTTGTAACAGCGAAGACTATTGTAGGTAATAATTGA
- the pyk gene encoding pyruvate kinase, which yields MNKYLKKTKIIATLGPASSSKEVMLDLMKAGVDIFRINFSHADYDLVRNNIEIIRELNSEYGYSVGILGDLQGPKLRVGVVKEGSYLNPGDILTFTNEKIEGDSTKVYMTYQQFPQDVKVGERILIDDGKLVLEVTETNEVDTVKAKTIQGGPLSSKKGVNLPNTLVSLPALTEKDIQDANFMLDMEVDWIALSFVRHAQDIIDLKELIAKHPNGKFKTPIIAKIEKPEGVKNIEEILLECDGLMVARGDLGVEVPMEEVPAIQKNLVEKARFYSKPVIIATQMMETMINSLTPTRAEVNDVANSVLDGADAVMLSGETSVGRYPVQVVENMAKIVKNIETTHFYQHKNEPIEKDYNCIDERFITNRVCLAAVRIAKTTNVSAIVTLTHSGYTAFQLAAHRPNSHIIVYSGNRRVIAMLNLLWGVHAYYYDMKKSTDETIIQVNMLTHNYGYIETGDFVININATPSYEGGKTNTLRLTTV from the coding sequence ATGAATAAGTATTTAAAGAAGACAAAAATTATCGCAACACTAGGCCCTGCTTCTTCATCGAAGGAGGTAATGTTAGATCTGATGAAAGCGGGTGTTGATATTTTCAGAATAAATTTTTCCCATGCAGATTACGACTTAGTTCGAAACAATATTGAAATAATTAGAGAACTAAATAGCGAATACGGGTATTCCGTGGGAATCTTAGGAGACCTTCAAGGACCTAAGCTAAGAGTAGGTGTCGTAAAGGAAGGGTCTTACTTGAATCCTGGGGATATTCTTACCTTCACTAATGAAAAGATCGAGGGGGATTCTACTAAGGTATACATGACTTACCAACAGTTTCCACAGGATGTGAAAGTAGGCGAACGAATCTTAATTGATGATGGTAAACTCGTATTAGAGGTTACTGAAACTAACGAAGTAGATACTGTAAAGGCTAAAACGATTCAAGGGGGACCTTTAAGCTCTAAAAAAGGAGTTAATCTTCCTAATACATTGGTATCTCTTCCTGCATTAACAGAGAAGGATATTCAGGATGCTAATTTCATGCTTGACATGGAGGTAGATTGGATCGCTCTATCTTTTGTACGTCATGCGCAGGATATCATCGACTTGAAAGAATTAATTGCAAAACATCCAAACGGTAAATTCAAAACTCCGATTATTGCGAAGATTGAAAAGCCTGAAGGGGTTAAAAATATTGAAGAAATCTTATTGGAATGTGACGGATTAATGGTTGCCCGTGGTGACTTAGGAGTTGAAGTTCCAATGGAAGAGGTTCCTGCCATTCAGAAAAACCTGGTAGAGAAGGCAAGATTCTACTCTAAGCCGGTAATCATCGCAACACAGATGATGGAAACAATGATCAACAGCTTAACGCCAACCAGAGCGGAAGTAAATGACGTTGCGAACTCTGTGCTAGATGGTGCTGATGCAGTAATGCTTTCAGGAGAAACTTCTGTAGGAAGATATCCGGTACAGGTGGTAGAAAATATGGCTAAAATTGTGAAAAACATTGAAACCACTCACTTCTACCAACACAAGAATGAACCGATTGAAAAAGACTATAACTGTATCGATGAGAGATTCATTACCAACAGAGTATGTCTTGCAGCAGTAAGAATTGCTAAAACAACGAATGTTTCTGCAATCGTAACGCTTACACATTCTGGTTATACTGCTTTCCAACTGGCAGCACACAGACCAAACTCTCATATCATTGTGTACAGTGGTAACAGAAGAGTAATTGCTATGCTCAACCTTCTTTGGGGTGTTCATGCTTATTACTATGATATGAAAAAGTCTACTGACGAAACGATTATCCAGGTAAATATGTTAACCCATAACTACGGTTATATTGAAACTGGTGACTTCGTTATCAACATCAATGCAACTCCATCATATGAAGGTGGAAAAACGAATACGTTGAGATTAACGACAGTTTAA
- a CDS encoding WG repeat-containing protein codes for MKKSLLLSFLFGFILSFAQKQLTIDRLGVVTDSVEIKYLKKEYKIIGVFHEVSPKSEVKYARILKEDGSGIPYWGYINLKKEEIIPPKYISVSPFENGYILVKDNVEISTEYKCGSQKPCVRQERKAYYYFVDSQNKKVSDYFDEVKKDKSGDFYDCRINNIQKILDASSLKVVADSKGEYRILILNRGNDYRLKAYTNNREDFLDKEGKPLTGFKYKSIDSRNGFLFVGLYINSEVTKYSLLNPYTKIPFNNNLLIDYISESIKGSNTVIVRNEEKYFLINNNGFVKSKQYDYLKQYGSSILFLDKENIGLLNLKGKEVLKSPNIYIESHALRDTVDSPVYVFEKKDGTLNFIDIKKVKFKKTDAIYLNNLSETVSFTDKKSILENKYFVAIGKNKKKGILDFNGKLLVPYIYEDINPVDNTGYFLATNLGLKTGLISTNNTTILPFTNEYSASRDIYYIKDTTQINNIKSYFFIWKINDKVGTIDYTNKTIDPFEFDFQEPYENFIAYGKNSKMGIMTKNGKVIPAEYNKSYALLENGIYYLFKDKNLVGIDENNNMVFKTDFILSYPKFAEPIVLDERLIYLRDQDTSYILNLNGSQFLKFYNKVWSYSNGIGISTDGILFDLYKNNYEYYYKDRFISNDFK; via the coding sequence ATGAAGAAATCACTCTTATTATCTTTTCTGTTTGGATTTATTTTAAGCTTTGCCCAAAAGCAGCTTACTATAGATAGATTGGGAGTGGTTACAGATTCTGTGGAGATTAAATATCTAAAGAAAGAATATAAAATTATAGGCGTATTTCACGAGGTCTCTCCAAAGTCTGAAGTGAAATATGCTCGTATTTTAAAAGAAGATGGCAGTGGGATTCCTTATTGGGGGTATATTAATCTAAAGAAGGAAGAAATAATCCCACCAAAATATATATCTGTTTCACCTTTTGAGAACGGATATATATTAGTCAAAGATAACGTTGAAATCAGTACAGAATACAAATGCGGCAGCCAGAAACCTTGTGTTAGACAGGAGAGAAAAGCATATTATTACTTTGTTGACAGTCAAAATAAAAAAGTTTCTGATTATTTTGATGAGGTGAAAAAAGATAAAAGTGGTGATTTTTATGACTGTCGTATAAATAACATTCAAAAGATACTTGATGCGTCTTCTTTAAAGGTTGTAGCAGATTCAAAAGGAGAATATAGAATATTGATTTTAAATAGAGGGAATGATTATCGATTAAAGGCTTATACAAATAATAGAGAGGACTTTTTAGATAAGGAAGGCAAGCCTTTAACCGGTTTTAAATACAAATCAATAGATTCTCGTAATGGATTCCTTTTTGTGGGATTATATATTAACAGTGAAGTAACAAAGTATAGCCTCCTTAACCCTTATACCAAAATCCCTTTTAATAATAATCTTTTAATAGATTATATTTCTGAGAGTATTAAAGGTAGTAATACCGTTATTGTAAGAAATGAAGAAAAATACTTTCTGATTAATAATAATGGTTTTGTAAAGTCTAAACAATATGACTATCTTAAACAATATGGCAGTTCAATTTTATTTTTGGATAAAGAAAATATTGGATTATTAAATTTGAAGGGGAAAGAGGTTTTAAAATCTCCGAATATTTACATTGAAAGTCATGCATTAAGAGATACTGTTGATTCTCCGGTTTATGTTTTTGAAAAAAAAGATGGAACCTTGAATTTTATTGATATAAAAAAGGTGAAATTTAAAAAAACCGATGCTATATACTTAAATAATTTGTCAGAAACAGTTTCTTTTACTGATAAAAAGTCAATTCTGGAAAATAAATATTTTGTAGCAATAGGTAAGAATAAGAAGAAAGGCATTCTTGATTTTAATGGAAAATTATTAGTTCCTTATATTTATGAGGATATTAATCCTGTTGATAATACAGGTTACTTTCTCGCTACTAATTTAGGTCTTAAGACAGGTCTGATTAGTACTAATAATACAACTATTCTTCCTTTTACCAACGAATATTCTGCTTCAAGGGATATCTATTACATTAAAGATACGACTCAGATTAATAATATAAAATCTTATTTTTTTATTTGGAAAATAAATGATAAAGTGGGGACTATTGATTATACTAATAAGACAATAGATCCTTTTGAATTTGATTTTCAGGAGCCTTATGAGAATTTTATTGCCTACGGTAAGAATTCTAAAATGGGGATTATGACAAAGAATGGGAAAGTAATTCCTGCAGAATATAATAAAAGTTATGCTTTGCTTGAAAACGGTATTTATTATTTGTTTAAAGATAAAAACCTTGTTGGTATTGATGAAAATAATAATATGGTTTTTAAAACAGATTTTATTCTTAGCTATCCGAAATTTGCAGAACCAATTGTTCTTGATGAGCGGTTAATATATTTAAGAGATCAGGATACTTCTTATATATTGAATCTTAATGGAAGCCAATTCTTGAAGTTTTACAATAAAGTTTGGTCTTATTCTAACGGAATAGGAATTTCTACTGATGGGATTTTATTTGATCTCTACAAAAACAACTATGAATATTATTACAAAGATAGATTTATCAGTAATGATTTTAAGTAA
- the hutG gene encoding formimidoylglutamase: MLQNIWQGRLDGEELLFHRLFQRVKEEQNYDNIVTNDFALHGFAVDEGVRRNKGRQGAKDAPNVIRKNMSNFPVILPNFSMLDFGNVTCEDGNLESAQNNLAKNVSKVLLKGGKSLVLGGGHEVTYAHYLGIKTAFPEQKIGIINIDAHFDNRQPEKEVGPSSGTGFWQIAQEGPINSLHIGIQRNSNTLKLFDTAHQYGMKYILSDEVFFENLPSIYQRIDDVLENVDYAYLTICMDVFNASIAPGVSASAYNGIFADATFMHFYRHILKNKKLVALDVAEVNPSFDIQDRTARLAACLVNEWLMI, from the coding sequence ATGCTTCAAAATATTTGGCAGGGTAGATTAGATGGGGAAGAGCTTCTTTTCCACAGACTATTTCAGAGAGTAAAGGAAGAACAGAATTACGACAATATTGTAACGAATGATTTTGCATTGCATGGTTTTGCCGTGGATGAAGGAGTCAGGAGGAATAAAGGCCGTCAGGGTGCTAAAGATGCTCCCAACGTGATCCGAAAAAATATGTCTAATTTTCCGGTGATTCTTCCCAATTTCTCTATGCTGGATTTTGGAAACGTTACCTGTGAAGACGGTAATCTGGAGAGTGCTCAGAATAATTTGGCTAAAAATGTTTCAAAAGTACTTTTAAAAGGAGGAAAATCGCTTGTTCTGGGTGGTGGACATGAAGTGACCTATGCTCATTATTTAGGGATTAAAACAGCCTTTCCGGAGCAAAAAATAGGAATTATCAATATTGATGCCCACTTTGATAACAGACAGCCGGAAAAAGAAGTAGGGCCAAGCTCAGGAACAGGATTCTGGCAAATTGCTCAGGAAGGCCCTATCAATTCTCTTCACATTGGGATTCAAAGAAACTCAAACACCTTGAAACTCTTTGATACCGCACATCAATATGGAATGAAGTATATTCTTTCCGATGAAGTGTTCTTTGAAAACCTTCCTTCTATTTATCAACGCATCGATGATGTACTGGAGAACGTGGATTATGCCTATCTCACCATTTGTATGGATGTTTTTAACGCATCTATCGCTCCGGGGGTTTCAGCTTCAGCATATAATGGTATCTTTGCAGATGCAACCTTTATGCATTTTTACAGGCATATCTTAAAAAACAAAAAACTGGTTGCACTGGACGTGGCAGAGGTCAATCCGTCGTTCGATATTCAGGACAGGACGGCAAGGCTGGCAGCTTGTCTGGTGAATGAATGGCTAATGATTTAA